The segment ACGATATCCGCGGTCCAGGTCTCGGCCACGCGACGGGGCGTGGCGCGCTGATCGCTCTTGAGAGCCGTCTCGCCGATCCCCTGGAGCAGAAGACGCGCCGCCTTCAAGATACGCGCGCGGTCCGGGCCGGGAGGACGCCTGCCGCGCGCTCGCGCGGCGGCACCGCGACGGGCAGCCGGCCTGCGCCTCACTGGGGGAGACGCCTCTCGTACGCCTGGCGCACGGCCCGATCGAGGGCGCTCCCCTCCGTCGGCGTGCAGGCGCAGTGTCCCTTCTTGTCGATCGCCACGTGACCGCTGGTCTTGCGGCATTTCCCGTCGCAGCCGCCGCACACGTGATCCGTGCAGACGGTGCGGATGATGCGCGGCGGCGGCTCCTCCTGCGGCGCGGTCGCCGGTGCGGGCGAGGGGGAGGCCTCTGCGGCGGGAGTGGACGCGGGAGCGGGCGAGGCCTGAGGGGACGGAGAGGCCTGCGGCGCCGGCGGCGGCCTCCGAGCCCTTCCGGCGGGCCCGCCCGCGCCGGCGGTCGAGGCGGACGCGACGAGCAGGAGAACGGCGACGGCCCAGGCAAACGCACCGATCCGGAACACGCTGTCGACCCACTCCTTGCGCATGCTCGACCTCCTCCGACGGACACCGGAGACCCGCGGGCCCCCTAGCTGAAATATTTCAGTCCTGAGCCGGTGTTGAAGACCACGATCGTGTCGTCCGTCGCGATCGATTTCGCGGCGGCCAGTCGCCTCACGGCGGCGAGCGCGGCGCCCCCCTCCGGGCAGGCATCGATCCCCTCGCGCGAGGCGAGGAGGGAGGCCGCCTCGATCATCTCACGATCCTCCACCGCCACGGCCGCGCCACCGCTGGCGCGCAGCGTCGTCAATATAAGTCGGTCGCCGAGGGAGGACGGGACCCGCAGGCCCGAGGCCGCGGTGACCGGATCGGCCCATGCCTCGGCCGTCTCCTGTCCCGACTCGAAGGCGCGCACGATCGGCGCGCAGCCCGCCGCCTGCACCGAGATCAGGCGCGGGCGCGCCGGCCCGATCCAGCCCAGCGCCTCCATCTCCTCGAAGGCCTTCCACATCCCGATGAGACCCGTCCCGCCGCCCGTCGGGTAGACGATGACGTCCGGGAGGCGGAACTGCATCTGCTCGGCGATCTCGTACCCCATGGTCTTCTTCCCTTCGACGCGGAACGGCTCGCGCAGGGTGGAGACATCGAACCAGCCGCCGTCTTTGTCCGCGGGCCCGAGTGTCGCGCGCATCACCCGGCCCGCGTCGGCGATCGAGCCCGGCACGAGACGGACGCGCGCGCCGAAGCGCTGCGCCTCCAGCACGAAGGGGCGCGGCGTCGTCTCGGGCAGGAACAGGTGCACCTGCATCCCGGCCCGCGCGCCGTAGGCCGCCAGGGCCGAGCCGGCGTTCCCCGCCGAGGGGGCGGCCGCCACGCGCACGCCGCGCGCCGCGGCGACCGACACGGCGACCGTCATGCCGCGCGCCTTGAACGAGCCGGTGGGATTGACCGCCTCGTCCTTGATGTACAGAGAGGGCAACCCCAGCTCGGCTCCCAGGCGGCGCGCGTGCAGGAGCGGCGTGAGACCCTCCCCCAGGGAGATCGGCGGGACGTCCGGCAGCATCTCGGCGTAGCGCCACAGCGTGGGGGGCCGGCCCTGCAGGTGCTCCTTGAGGAGGCTGCCGCGCCCTTCCGCGGCGCGATAGCGCGCCAGGAGCGGCGAGCCGCACTCGCACAGGAGCGCCGCGTCCGGCTTCCGCGTCAAGCAGCGCGGGCACTCGAGGCGATCGAAGAGGTTCGTCACCGGACCTGGCGCATGCGGGCGAGGAACGCCGGCGCGTCCTCGAAGCCGTAGACGCGCAGGTCCTTGCGCTCGTTCCCCTGCCCGTCGATGAACACCAGCGTCGGGAGACCGAC is part of the Candidatus Dormiibacterota bacterium genome and harbors:
- a CDS encoding threonine synthase; the protein is MTNLFDRLECPRCLTRKPDAALLCECGSPLLARYRAAEGRGSLLKEHLQGRPPTLWRYAEMLPDVPPISLGEGLTPLLHARRLGAELGLPSLYIKDEAVNPTGSFKARGMTVAVSVAAARGVRVAAAPSAGNAGSALAAYGARAGMQVHLFLPETTPRPFVLEAQRFGARVRLVPGSIADAGRVMRATLGPADKDGGWFDVSTLREPFRVEGKKTMGYEIAEQMQFRLPDVIVYPTGGGTGLIGMWKAFEEMEALGWIGPARPRLISVQAAGCAPIVRAFESGQETAEAWADPVTAASGLRVPSSLGDRLILTTLRASGGAAVAVEDREMIEAASLLASREGIDACPEGGAALAAVRRLAAAKSIATDDTIVVFNTGSGLKYFS